In the genome of Candidatus Omnitrophota bacterium, the window AAACTGAAGAACCAGCTTATATAAAGGATACCAAATAATGTTATGGCCGTAGATGCCAAAATGTCAGAGCCATCTTTTTTGGCGAATTGACGCGCAAATATGAAAACGGAAAACAGCACTATTGAAAAGACTACCGCTCCTTCCGTCTTAAGATTGTATTCCAAATAAGTGAAGATGGGTACAAGTATGCCTAAAAATGTGCCGAGATATTTATATACCGTTATATTCTTCTTCTCCACCATGGAATAGAATTCAAATAAGGACATTCCTATAAACCATGTGGCGACGGCGCAAAATACCCAGTTGGGAAAGAAAAAAATGACTAAGATCGTAAGTAATATTACTAAAATAGAACTGATTATTCTCTGTTTCAGCATATCAGCCTCCGAGCCTTCTTTTTCTATTCTTGTAGGCATCTAGCGCTTTTCTTAAATCGGTCTTTCCGAAGTCGGGCCATAATTTTTTAGTTATATATATCTCCGAGTACGACGTTTGCCACAATAAAAAATTGCTCAGGCGCATCTCCCCGCTCGTCCTTATTAAAAGCTCGGGGTCCGGCATGCCTTTCGTATATAAATAACCGGAAAATGTCTTTTTGGATATATTTTCCGGCTTTATCTTATGCTTTTTGACATCGGCGGCTA includes:
- a CDS encoding undecaprenyl diphosphate synthase family protein — protein: AADVKKHKIKPENISKKTFSGYLYTKGMPDPELLIRTSGEMRLSNFLLWQTSYSEIYITKKLWPDFGKTDLRKALDAYKNRKRRLGG